A window of the Helianthus annuus cultivar XRQ/B chromosome 4, HanXRQr2.0-SUNRISE, whole genome shotgun sequence genome harbors these coding sequences:
- the LOC110937363 gene encoding heavy metal-associated isoprenylated plant protein 36, whose product MAKPPVSGHNNPTSEHLQSIGLQTWILRVYIHCEGCKKKVFKVLQSIDGVYKTVIDAKEHKVTVTGSVNGEILVQKLLKSGKHAEILPESFAAKAAADNASGHSNSKKKKKQSNKQLQNDVVATATDDDVEHVNDEQNESKGASSGGNVEKIADPAVTGGDGGGNGNETGGGKKKKNKKKKVGDTHVQPNIETDGLPAETATASMEQLNLGPQMPQMVYSTPYDIPPYQSYYPTPAYGVSYSTSYPSAESSYYTPPVYGYAQSHPSVFYPPPPSNYRRSAFDDYDDEGGEGRACAIM is encoded by the exons ATGGCAAAACCACCTGTTTCCGGTCATAATAACCCCACTTCTGAACACCTTCAG TCAATTGGATTGCAAACATGGATTTTGAGAGTTTATATTCACTGCGAAGGATGCAAGAAGAAAGTATTCAAAGTTCTTCAGAGCATCGATG GTGTTTATAAAACGGTTATAGATGCAAAGGAGCACAAGGTTACCGTTACCGGGTCTGTTAACGGTGAAATTCTCGTCCAGAAGCTTCTTAAATCCGGTAAGCACGCTGAGATTCTGCCGGAGAGTTTTGCCGCTAAGGCGGCCGCCGATAACGCTTCTGGACATTCAAattcaaagaagaagaaaaaacagAGCAACAAACAGTTACAGAACGACGTCGTAGCGACAGCCACCGACGACGACGTTGAACATGTCAACGACGAACAAAACGAATCCAAAGGTGCGTCTTCCGGCGGAAACGTTGAAAAAATAGCTGATCCAGCTGTCACCGGCGGTGATGGTGGCGGTAACGGTAACGAAACCGGTGGTGGTAAGaagaagaaaaataagaaaaagaaagttggtgaCACTCACGTGCAACCAAACATTGAAACCGACGGGCTACCGGCGGAGACTGCAACGGCTTCTATGGAGCAACTAAATTTGGGGCCTCAAATGCCTCAGATGGTTTACTCAACACCGTACGATATACCGCCATATCAGAGCTACTATCCTACACCGGCATATGGGGTGAGTTATAGCACATCTTACCCCAGTGCTGAGTCTTCATATTATACACCACCGGTGTATGGATACGCACAATCGCATCCGTCGGTTTTTTATCCTCCGCCACCGTCGAATTATCGTAGGAGCGCGTTTGATGATTATGATGACGAAGGTGGTGAGGGGAGGGCGTGCGCCATCATGTGA